The Weissella confusa DNA window GAGCGTTTGGCACCCGTTGGTCTACAAGTCTTTTCACCATTGATTGGTAAAGGTGACTTTTACGACCATTTGAAGAATGATAAGAAAAATCAATCTGGCACATTGCAGTTGGTCGCCATTGCGGCACCGGGCAAGCCAGTGATTGTTAAAAAAGAGTTAGCAGCAATGAAAGAATTCGTGGAAGGAAACCCAGAATAATGCGTTATATGACGGCGGGTGAGAGTCACGGCCCGGAAGAAGTGGCAATTATTGAGGGCATTCCAGCTGGTTTGCACTTGACCCAAGAAGATATTAATACGGAACTAGCACGACGCCAGCACGCAGCTGGTCGTGGGCAACGCCAAGTGATTGAGACTGATACGGTCACGATTATGGGTGGGGTACGCCACCAGGTGACATTGGGATCACCGATTGCGTTGAACGTGCACAATGATGACCACAATCACTGGACAAAGATTATGGATCCCAACACGCCAGCTGACGAAGAAAACAGCAAGCGTAAGGTGATGCGCCCACGCCCAGGTCACGCTGATTTGGTTGGGGGGATGAAGTATCGTCACTCGGCCGATTTGCGAAATGTGTTGGAGCGTTCATCAGCGCGTGAAACGGTCATGCGTGTTGCGGTTGGAGCGGTTGCAAAGCGTTTGTTGGCTGAATTAGGTATTGATGTGCACGGGTTTGTGTTAAACATCGGGCCAGTCCGCGCTGATGCGGGTCAAATTGCTCAGTATAAGACGTTGGCCGAATTGCGTGCCGTGACTGAGAGTTTCCCAACACGTACGTTGGACGCCGAAACGGATGAAAAGATGCGCACGTTGTTGGATGACACGAAGCGTGATTACAACACG harbors:
- the aroC gene encoding chorismate synthase; the protein is MRYMTAGESHGPEEVAIIEGIPAGLHLTQEDINTELARRQHAAGRGQRQVIETDTVTIMGGVRHQVTLGSPIALNVHNDDHNHWTKIMDPNTPADEENSKRKVMRPRPGHADLVGGMKYRHSADLRNVLERSSARETVMRVAVGAVAKRLLAELGIDVHGFVLNIGPVRADAGQIAQYKTLAELRAVTESFPTRTLDAETDEKMRTLLDDTKRDYNTVGGTVQVIATGVPVGLGSYVSADTKLDAKIARAIIGINAFKGVEFGGGFENAEKFGSEVMDEIYWSEERGFYRGSNNLGGFEGGMTNGEPVVVKGVVKPIPTLYRPMQSVDIDTHEDHRASVERSDTTAVTAAAVIAEHMVAIELATAILDKFDTDNMDRLKEQLAAYRAEIKNF